One part of the Pandoraea faecigallinarum genome encodes these proteins:
- a CDS encoding ATP-binding protein has protein sequence MNSGITRKLFLAIFATGLVTMAATTVVVRAAMAGHGWLRGDNLMYLTILGIALLGAIALRVAQRLLVPVTPLLEATHRMAMGDYSVRVPTAGADELARLAVDLNRLADTLAQNDRLRRNLLADISHELRTPLSILRGEIEAMEDGVRPLTQDALASLRVEISQLSKLIDDLYELSLSDVGALTYEFAPLDMTEHVATSVAAFRDWFEAKGISLNVHLPEGTLMIDGDLHRLTQLIGNLFENSLRYTDGGGAVRVYLSATGAQLRLEIEDSAPGVPDDALPRLFERLFRVEVSRSRRSGGAGLGLALCKHIVEAHGGQIVARHSPLGGLALSITLPRRNAAAVATTSSACALSAASACFGTQALTTLS, from the coding sequence ATGAACTCAGGCATCACTCGCAAGCTATTCCTCGCGATCTTCGCGACGGGTCTGGTCACGATGGCGGCCACGACAGTCGTCGTGCGAGCGGCCATGGCCGGGCATGGCTGGCTTCGGGGCGACAACCTGATGTACCTGACGATCCTCGGCATAGCCCTGCTCGGCGCCATCGCACTACGCGTGGCGCAGCGCTTGCTCGTGCCCGTGACTCCACTGCTCGAAGCCACGCATCGCATGGCAATGGGCGACTACAGCGTGCGCGTTCCGACCGCTGGCGCCGACGAACTCGCGCGGCTGGCCGTCGATCTGAATCGGCTGGCCGACACGCTCGCCCAGAACGACCGGCTGCGCCGCAATCTGCTCGCCGACATCTCCCACGAATTGCGCACGCCACTCTCGATCCTGCGCGGCGAAATCGAGGCCATGGAAGACGGAGTGCGCCCGCTCACGCAAGACGCCCTCGCCTCGCTGCGCGTCGAGATTTCGCAGCTCTCGAAACTGATCGACGATCTGTACGAGTTATCGCTCTCGGACGTGGGGGCGCTGACCTACGAATTCGCGCCGCTCGACATGACCGAGCATGTTGCAACGTCGGTGGCTGCCTTCCGCGACTGGTTCGAAGCGAAGGGAATTTCCCTGAACGTGCATCTGCCCGAGGGCACGCTCATGATCGACGGCGACCTGCACCGCCTCACCCAGTTGATCGGCAATCTGTTCGAGAACTCGTTGCGCTATACCGACGGCGGGGGCGCGGTGCGCGTCTACCTGTCGGCGACCGGCGCGCAACTGCGGCTGGAGATCGAAGACTCCGCCCCCGGCGTGCCGGACGACGCGCTGCCCCGCCTGTTCGAGCGGCTCTTTCGCGTGGAAGTGTCGCGCAGCCGCCGCAGCGGCGGCGCCGGCCTGGGGCTGGCGCTGTGCAAACACATCGTCGAAGCGCACGGCGGCCAGATCGTCGCCCGGCATTCGCCGCTGGGCGGGCTGGCGCTCTCGATCACGCTGCCGCGCCGGAACGCCGCCGCCGTCGCCACGACTTCATCGGCCTGCGCACTAAGCGCGGCTTCGGCCTGTTTCGGTACCCAGGCCCTCACGACCCTGAGTTGA
- a CDS encoding c-type cytochrome → MSEAHNEHESLIKTPKQLIAAVIAGFLVPIVVIVLLVNYVGNNALTGAGSSAMTEKAIAERIAPVAHVEVKDANAPPVYQTGEQLYKAVCAACHASGAAGAPKVGSTEDWAPRIKPGYDEMLKIALAGKGAMPARGGTNPDDVTDYEIGRAIVYMANASGGKLPEPAEPAKPAAGAAASAPAAAPNAASGADAGSAAAAAAAMASLKTAAPAAASAGGNLDAGKKLYDTVCMACHASGVMNAPKFGDKAAWAPRIATGIDTLHNAAIKGLNAMPPKGGAAGASDDDVKAAVDYMVSAAK, encoded by the coding sequence ATGAGTGAAGCACATAACGAGCACGAATCCCTGATCAAAACACCCAAGCAGCTCATTGCCGCCGTCATTGCCGGTTTTCTCGTTCCCATCGTCGTCATCGTCTTGCTGGTCAATTATGTGGGCAACAATGCCCTGACCGGTGCGGGCAGCTCCGCCATGACCGAAAAAGCCATCGCCGAGCGCATTGCACCCGTGGCGCATGTCGAGGTCAAGGATGCCAACGCGCCACCCGTCTACCAGACGGGCGAACAGCTCTACAAGGCCGTTTGTGCGGCATGCCACGCCTCCGGCGCGGCTGGCGCCCCCAAAGTGGGTTCCACCGAAGACTGGGCGCCGCGCATCAAGCCCGGTTACGACGAAATGCTCAAGATTGCGCTGGCCGGCAAGGGCGCCATGCCCGCACGCGGCGGCACCAATCCGGACGACGTGACGGATTACGAGATCGGGCGCGCCATCGTCTATATGGCGAACGCTTCGGGCGGCAAGCTGCCCGAACCCGCAGAGCCGGCGAAGCCCGCTGCGGGCGCGGCGGCATCTGCCCCGGCGGCGGCCCCGAATGCCGCCTCCGGCGCCGATGCCGGCAGCGCGGCCGCTGCCGCGGCGGCAATGGCTTCGCTCAAGACCGCGGCGCCTGCCGCCGCCAGCGCCGGGGGCAACCTCGACGCGGGCAAGAAACTCTACGACACCGTGTGCATGGCCTGTCATGCCAGCGGCGTGATGAACGCACCGAAGTTCGGCGACAAGGCCGCCTGGGCCCCGCGCATCGCCACCGGCATCGACACGCTTCACAATGCCGCGATCAAGGGGCTGAACGCCATGCCGCCGAAGGGCGGTGCGGCCGGCGCGTCGGACGACGACGTCAAGGCCGCCGTGGACTACATGGTGAGTGCCGCGAAGTAA
- a CDS encoding YSC84-related protein gives MQKREFLMKTSVAVAAAAFALAGCSTTTPSQADKSDSSASANTSKRREIDAAVNGALDKMYASVKGSRELVNKARGVLVFPSVLQAGFVVGGEYGEGALRVGGATQGYYNTVTASFGLQIGAQSKAVIFLFMTQDALDKFRRTDGWTAGADASVAVVKIGANGAVDLNTATSPVEVIVMTNAGLMANLNIEGTKVTKLKI, from the coding sequence ATGCAAAAACGCGAATTCCTGATGAAAACTTCCGTCGCTGTCGCCGCCGCCGCATTTGCGCTGGCCGGTTGCTCGACCACCACGCCGTCGCAGGCGGACAAGAGCGATAGTTCCGCCAGCGCCAATACCAGCAAACGCCGCGAAATCGATGCGGCCGTGAACGGCGCACTCGACAAGATGTACGCGTCCGTGAAGGGCTCGCGCGAGTTGGTGAACAAGGCACGCGGCGTGCTCGTGTTCCCGTCCGTGCTGCAAGCCGGGTTCGTCGTGGGTGGCGAATACGGCGAAGGCGCCCTGCGCGTGGGCGGCGCCACTCAAGGCTACTACAACACCGTGACGGCATCGTTCGGCTTGCAGATCGGTGCGCAGTCCAAGGCCGTGATCTTCCTGTTCATGACGCAGGACGCCCTCGACAAATTCCGGCGCACGGATGGCTGGACCGCCGGTGCCGATGCATCGGTGGCCGTGGTCAAGATCGGCGCGAACGGCGCCGTCGACCTGAACACGGCGACCTCGCCGGTGGAAGTGATCGTGATGACCAACGCCGGTCTCATGGCCAACCTGAACATCGAAGGCACGAAGGTCACGAAGCT
- a CDS encoding autotransporter domain-containing protein: protein MRLVRTAGSTAIALALAGAAAPGWAACSTSDLSGCGAAGGAGVAGRSGAGGNGNGQGGGSSHFDGLTTETIQDPGNWASAGTGGNGASGDITGPTANGPATINLSSSIVFHNSTITGASGNAGANGNNFGTGGNGGNAGMYYLGGNVITDGSTVMTGGAGGQGGNAAAGAGNAGGGGGGGSGLMSAWFATTITNSGTLRGGDGGAGGSGGFGGGGGAGGDGLLVLGGSATITNIGTIIGGAGGAAGTGTNGPASNGVAGAGGIGVELAGTDNALDNYGTISGGTGNGGGVGIVTYGMDTITNAGLIMGAVTSTGPRAAAIEFGGTNNKLNLLTNSVIIGDLLFDAGATATIAALNPSLVLNNAIALTDTASSATFSTAGNGLTITGTVSGAGSVNVTGANTLTMAAINTYTGSTTIAGGTLALVDNGSIADSSGVVVNSVFDISALTSGTSIQALSGSGTVRLGARTLTLTNAAGTFDGIIGSSGAGGLRLASGTETLTGANTYTGATTIDSGAMLRLSGNGSIAASSGVANNGTLDISTTNNGASLTSLSGSGAVSLGARTLTLTNASGTFAGTITGTGGLTLNGGTQTLSAANTYTGATTINGGTLALVGSGRLSAASAVLLAGNGATLDVSGAGAQTYSSLFGAAGTRLLLGTNTLSVDAATDNTYAGELAGSGAFVKQGAGMLVLNGASTAFSGTTTVSGGTLEVGDASHDSAVLGGNVDVAAQGTLRGHGTVSGNVANSGIVAPGGSIGTLRVGGNYTQASNATLAIEVSPTAASLLAVSGSATLNGVLAITYDPGTYTAKRYTVVSATNGVSGRFASVTGTLASGANLGNLQSSVAYGANDVTLALTDPASGNPAPENPASSVPVVIAPKATSIYTALGTAALLNAQSATAAVLERATRRTAETGISSGDTSPSPGTPGLSSVWATATGLHGHVSGSGAQPGFQENQYGFLAGAEKRVERNTFGLAGGYSHADLSEESTASSGTRDTLRLAGYASRETGPVDVAATLGYGLHFLSQKRPFANVGTAKGDHIGQEFTAAAQASAPLAFAGLAVTPRVGLRYAYFHANAFDESGAGGQNLRVGADNTRSLQPFVGVTFDKAFGDKDRPMNVQFRVAYAHELLDAGRAITVASQDGTLFVAAGTDLPRGYLTLGASLSVALTRRLDVSLAYDTLINTTRASSQAGSLKVNYRF from the coding sequence GTGCGCCTCGTGCGAACGGCCGGCAGCACGGCCATTGCGCTGGCGCTTGCGGGCGCCGCCGCGCCCGGCTGGGCAGCCTGCTCCACAAGCGACCTCAGTGGCTGCGGGGCGGCCGGTGGCGCCGGGGTGGCAGGCCGCAGCGGGGCCGGCGGCAACGGCAACGGTCAGGGCGGCGGGAGCAGTCACTTCGACGGGCTCACCACCGAAACCATTCAGGACCCCGGAAACTGGGCCAGCGCAGGCACGGGCGGCAACGGGGCGTCCGGCGATATCACGGGACCAACGGCTAACGGCCCGGCAACCATTAACTTGTCCAGCAGCATCGTCTTCCATAATTCCACGATCACGGGTGCTTCCGGCAACGCCGGGGCGAATGGCAACAACTTCGGCACGGGCGGCAACGGCGGAAATGCCGGAATGTATTACCTCGGCGGCAACGTCATCACCGACGGGTCGACGGTGATGACGGGCGGCGCGGGCGGACAAGGCGGGAACGCCGCCGCCGGTGCGGGCAACGCCGGCGGCGGCGGCGGCGGAGGCAGCGGGCTAATGTCGGCCTGGTTCGCGACGACGATCACCAACTCCGGTACGCTTCGCGGCGGCGACGGGGGGGCTGGCGGGTCCGGCGGCTTCGGCGGCGGTGGCGGCGCAGGCGGCGACGGACTGCTCGTGCTGGGCGGCAGCGCCACCATCACGAACATCGGCACGATTATCGGCGGCGCAGGCGGGGCGGCCGGCACCGGCACCAACGGGCCTGCCTCGAATGGCGTCGCCGGCGCCGGCGGCATCGGCGTCGAACTTGCCGGAACCGACAACGCGCTGGACAACTACGGAACGATCTCGGGCGGCACGGGCAACGGCGGCGGCGTAGGCATCGTCACGTACGGCATGGACACGATCACAAACGCTGGTCTCATCATGGGCGCGGTGACGAGCACCGGCCCAAGAGCGGCGGCCATCGAGTTCGGCGGCACGAACAACAAGCTCAATCTGCTGACGAATTCCGTCATCATCGGCGACCTGCTATTCGATGCCGGAGCGACGGCCACCATTGCGGCGCTCAATCCCTCGCTGGTGCTGAACAATGCCATAGCGCTCACGGACACAGCGTCGAGCGCGACCTTCTCGACAGCGGGCAACGGCCTGACGATAACCGGTACGGTTTCCGGGGCCGGTTCGGTCAATGTCACCGGCGCCAACACGCTCACGATGGCGGCCATCAATACGTATACGGGTTCGACAACCATCGCCGGCGGCACCCTCGCCCTCGTGGACAACGGCAGCATTGCCGATTCCTCGGGAGTTGTCGTCAACTCGGTGTTCGACATCTCCGCGCTCACGTCGGGCACATCGATTCAGGCGCTCTCCGGCTCGGGCACCGTCAGGCTCGGCGCGCGCACGCTCACACTGACCAACGCAGCCGGTACGTTCGACGGCATCATCGGCAGTTCCGGCGCAGGCGGACTGCGTCTTGCCTCCGGCACCGAGACGCTGACCGGCGCGAACACCTACACCGGCGCGACCACGATCGACAGCGGCGCCATGCTCAGACTGAGCGGCAACGGGAGCATCGCCGCATCGAGCGGCGTGGCCAATAACGGTACGCTCGACATCTCGACCACGAATAACGGCGCATCGCTCACGAGCCTGAGCGGCAGCGGGGCCGTCTCGCTCGGCGCGCGCACGCTGACCCTCACGAATGCGTCGGGCACTTTTGCCGGCACCATTACCGGCACTGGCGGGCTCACTCTCAACGGCGGCACGCAGACATTGTCCGCAGCGAACACCTACACGGGCGCGACGACGATCAATGGCGGCACGCTCGCGCTCGTCGGTTCAGGCCGGCTCTCGGCAGCCTCGGCGGTCCTGCTTGCGGGCAACGGCGCGACGCTAGACGTTTCCGGCGCGGGCGCGCAAACCTATTCCTCCCTGTTCGGCGCGGCCGGCACGCGGCTGCTGCTGGGCACGAACACGCTGAGCGTCGATGCGGCGACCGATAACACCTATGCTGGGGAACTCGCGGGCAGCGGCGCCTTCGTGAAACAGGGCGCCGGCATGCTGGTGCTCAACGGCGCGAGTACGGCATTCTCCGGCACGACCACCGTGAGCGGCGGCACGCTGGAAGTGGGCGATGCCAGCCACGACAGCGCGGTCCTTGGCGGCAACGTCGACGTTGCGGCGCAAGGCACGCTGCGCGGACACGGCACCGTTTCCGGCAACGTGGCCAACAGCGGTATCGTGGCGCCCGGCGGGTCGATCGGTACATTACGTGTCGGCGGCAACTACACACAGGCATCGAACGCGACGCTCGCCATCGAGGTGAGTCCCACGGCGGCCTCGCTGCTGGCCGTCTCGGGCAGTGCAACGCTGAATGGCGTGCTCGCGATTACATACGACCCCGGCACGTATACGGCCAAACGCTATACCGTGGTGAGCGCCACGAACGGCGTGAGCGGGCGTTTCGCTTCGGTGACCGGCACGCTCGCCTCGGGCGCGAACCTCGGCAACCTGCAATCATCCGTCGCCTACGGCGCGAACGACGTCACCCTTGCGCTGACCGACCCGGCCTCGGGCAATCCGGCCCCGGAAAATCCGGCCTCCTCGGTGCCCGTCGTCATCGCGCCGAAGGCCACCAGCATCTACACGGCGCTCGGCACTGCGGCACTGCTCAATGCGCAGTCGGCCACCGCGGCCGTGCTCGAGCGCGCGACCCGCCGTACGGCCGAAACGGGAATTTCCTCGGGCGACACCTCGCCCTCGCCGGGCACGCCGGGTCTCTCGTCGGTCTGGGCGACGGCCACAGGTCTGCATGGTCACGTGTCGGGCTCGGGCGCGCAGCCCGGCTTCCAGGAAAACCAGTACGGCTTTCTCGCCGGCGCGGAAAAGCGCGTGGAGCGCAATACTTTCGGGCTGGCGGGCGGCTATTCCCACGCCGATCTCTCGGAAGAGAGCACCGCCAGCTCGGGCACGCGCGATACGCTGCGTCTGGCGGGTTACGCGAGTCGCGAGACGGGGCCGGTCGACGTAGCGGCCACGCTCGGCTACGGCTTGCATTTCCTGTCGCAAAAGCGTCCGTTCGCTAACGTGGGCACGGCGAAGGGCGACCATATCGGTCAGGAATTCACCGCGGCCGCGCAGGCGAGCGCACCGCTGGCGTTCGCCGGACTGGCCGTGACACCACGCGTCGGCCTGCGCTACGCCTACTTCCATGCAAACGCCTTCGACGAAAGCGGCGCCGGCGGTCAGAATCTGCGCGTGGGCGCCGACAACACCCGAAGCCTGCAACCGTTCGTCGGCGTGACGTTCGACAAGGCGTTCGGTGACAAGGATCGCCCGATGAACGTGCAGTTCCGCGTGGCGTACGCGCACGAACTGCTCGACGCCGGACGTGCCATCACGGTGGCTTCGCAGGACGGCACGCTTTTCGTCGCCGCCGGCACCGATCTGCCTCGCGGCTACCTCACGCTCGGCGCGAGCTTGAGCGTGGCGCTTACCCGCCGTCTGGACGTCTCGCTCGCTTACGACACGCTCATCAATACGACGCGCGCGTCGTCGCAGGCTGGCAGTCTGAAGGTCAATTACCGGTTCTGA
- a CDS encoding helix-turn-helix transcriptional regulator, with the protein MSSRPLSRHSQRRARDAALAFGAGQANWDDVICATRDFFGADAASFVSTDKNTRTLRAFEQRGHDDKAGLEYIEHYHQFDDSRRRHWATHAGSWFESSVRDRHETPNDRLFWCDFMAPNHIGQITGIILANDDELAALSVQRITATTPNFAHAAAIADFGRLMRRAFIARRACTRERMDVLGHVLDPSREGYLVAADDARVVLAAPGTEALLGGDRQLVIDRGQLRHRAPAWQARLLAKLRETAVTGEPCNMVLPDGWGRAWRLALRRTGAGLSLGLGMSIGVRIERRDIFNLPDVAAFAELFRLSAAEARLCHYLVAGLTIDDCAEVVGVSAHTLRKQLGSALRKTGCTRQAELIRLLSGL; encoded by the coding sequence GTGTCAAGCCGCCCGCTCTCCCGACACAGTCAGCGCCGCGCTCGCGATGCCGCCCTCGCCTTCGGCGCGGGCCAAGCGAACTGGGACGACGTCATTTGCGCGACGCGCGACTTCTTCGGCGCGGATGCCGCCTCTTTCGTCTCGACAGACAAGAATACCCGCACACTGCGAGCCTTCGAGCAGCGCGGCCACGACGACAAGGCCGGCCTGGAATATATCGAGCACTATCACCAGTTCGACGACTCGCGACGCCGGCATTGGGCGACGCATGCGGGATCCTGGTTCGAGTCGTCCGTCCGCGACCGCCACGAGACCCCGAACGACCGCTTGTTCTGGTGCGATTTCATGGCCCCGAATCACATCGGTCAGATTACCGGGATCATACTGGCCAACGACGACGAACTCGCCGCCCTCAGCGTCCAGCGCATCACGGCCACCACGCCGAACTTCGCCCATGCCGCAGCCATAGCCGACTTCGGCCGTCTCATGAGGAGAGCCTTCATCGCCCGGCGCGCCTGCACGCGAGAACGCATGGACGTGCTTGGACACGTGCTCGATCCGTCTCGCGAAGGTTATCTGGTCGCAGCCGACGACGCGCGCGTGGTGCTCGCCGCGCCCGGCACGGAAGCACTGCTTGGCGGCGATCGCCAACTCGTCATAGATCGCGGGCAGCTCCGGCACCGCGCTCCCGCCTGGCAGGCGCGGCTGCTGGCGAAGCTTCGCGAGACGGCCGTTACCGGGGAACCGTGCAATATGGTCCTTCCCGACGGATGGGGCCGCGCGTGGCGGCTCGCATTGCGCCGCACCGGCGCCGGACTGAGCCTGGGCCTCGGGATGAGTATTGGCGTGCGCATTGAACGCCGGGATATCTTCAATCTGCCCGACGTCGCCGCATTTGCCGAACTGTTTCGCCTCAGCGCAGCGGAGGCGCGCCTTTGCCACTATCTCGTCGCAGGTCTGACCATCGACGACTGCGCCGAAGTCGTGGGAGTCAGCGCTCACACTCTGCGCAAGCAGCTCGGCTCGGCGCTGCGCAAGACCGGCTGCACCCGTCAGGCCGAGCTGATACGCCTGCTGTCGGGCTTGTAG
- a CDS encoding response regulator, whose translation MTLADSAPILIVEDEPKLAALLAEYLRVAGMPCRILTDGRDVLPAVRMTEPRLVLLDLMLPGMDGLEVCRAVREISEVPIVMLTARAAETDRLLGLELGADDYICKPFSPREVVARVKAILRRVRGNVPPAGTVTGAACAAQTPALVIDAVRHHARLDGHELPLTPVELRLLATLASHPDKTFPRAHLLDRMYDDHRVVADRTVDSHIKNLRRKLQAIRPDEEIVRSIYGVGYRLELRTERPGALATRHGVAAIDNPAAAMPE comes from the coding sequence ATGACGCTCGCCGACAGCGCCCCGATTCTGATTGTCGAAGACGAACCGAAGCTCGCGGCGTTGCTCGCCGAATATCTGCGCGTCGCCGGCATGCCCTGCCGAATCCTCACGGACGGGCGCGACGTGCTGCCCGCCGTGCGCATGACCGAGCCGCGCCTGGTGCTGCTCGACCTGATGCTGCCCGGCATGGACGGACTCGAAGTGTGCCGCGCGGTACGCGAGATCTCCGAAGTCCCCATCGTGATGCTAACGGCGCGCGCGGCCGAGACCGACCGCCTGCTGGGCCTCGAACTGGGCGCCGACGATTACATTTGCAAACCGTTCAGCCCGCGGGAAGTCGTCGCACGCGTGAAGGCGATCCTGCGTCGCGTGCGCGGCAATGTCCCGCCGGCCGGTACCGTCACCGGTGCTGCCTGCGCGGCGCAAACGCCCGCGCTGGTGATCGACGCGGTGCGTCACCACGCCAGACTCGACGGCCATGAACTGCCGCTCACGCCGGTCGAGCTGCGTCTGCTTGCCACGCTGGCCAGCCATCCCGACAAGACGTTCCCGCGCGCGCATCTGCTCGACCGGATGTACGACGATCACCGGGTCGTCGCGGACCGCACCGTCGATAGCCACATCAAGAACCTGCGTCGCAAGCTGCAGGCGATCCGGCCCGACGAGGAAATCGTGCGCTCGATCTACGGCGTGGGTTATCGGCTGGAGTTGCGCACCGAGCGGCCGGGCGCCCTGGCGACGCGGCATGGCGTCGCGGCTATCGACAACCCGGCGGCGGCGATGCCAGAATAG
- a CDS encoding flagellar basal body L-ring protein FlgH, whose product MSKLSMPARVATRILIRLPAWAAMVANLTLGALALSGCASPQVTTTPMAVMPMPRVANVQTAGSIYQPTTATNWFETPVAHRVGDLLTIAVAENSTGTSKSQSDTTRSASATAKSARADGADSVLERWFNIGQQASSFKGNGSNTSSSALTGTISVAIVEVLPNGAYVVGGEKQVMQGRNMETFRFTGVVNKFDISAANVVASNKVGQAKVSRVEDGQVASGSNGGWLQSILLEVSPF is encoded by the coding sequence ATGTCGAAACTGTCGATGCCAGCGCGCGTGGCGACACGCATCCTGATCCGCTTGCCCGCGTGGGCGGCCATGGTCGCGAACCTCACGCTCGGCGCTCTCGCGCTGAGTGGGTGTGCCAGCCCGCAAGTCACGACGACGCCAATGGCCGTGATGCCAATGCCGCGCGTCGCCAACGTTCAGACGGCGGGCTCCATCTATCAGCCGACCACGGCGACGAACTGGTTCGAGACGCCGGTCGCCCACCGGGTCGGCGACCTGTTGACGATTGCGGTCGCCGAGAATTCGACCGGCACCAGCAAATCGCAGAGCGATACCACCCGCAGCGCCAGCGCCACGGCCAAGAGCGCCAGGGCGGACGGCGCCGACTCGGTGCTGGAGCGGTGGTTCAACATCGGCCAGCAGGCCAGCAGCTTCAAGGGCAATGGCAGCAATACGTCGAGTTCGGCGCTGACCGGCACCATTTCCGTGGCGATCGTGGAGGTTCTGCCCAATGGCGCCTATGTGGTGGGTGGAGAGAAACAGGTCATGCAGGGGCGCAACATGGAGACGTTCCGCTTCACCGGGGTGGTCAACAAATTCGACATCTCTGCGGCCAACGTGGTGGCGTCGAACAAGGTCGGACAGGCCAAGGTATCGCGCGTGGAGGACGGACAGGTCGCCAGCGGCAGCAACGGCGGCTGGTTGCAATCGATTCTGCTCGAAGTATCGCCCTTCTGA